Proteins encoded together in one Chryseobacterium sp. G0201 window:
- a CDS encoding DUF4254 domain-containing protein, translating into MNFTEIAWQVFNTSIEDYHVLDDVNTLINNPFEKDSLERILYAKNWIDTVQWHLEDIIRDENIDPTEALQLKRTIDASNQKRTDLVEFIDSWFLNKYENITPKSDAKINTETPAWAVDRLSILALKVYHMSLEANRESASEEHRKNCQAKLDVLLDQKEDLFTSINQLLTDIENGNVKMKVYKQMKMYNDDSLNPILYQKGQK; encoded by the coding sequence ATGAACTTTACAGAGATTGCATGGCAAGTCTTTAATACTTCTATTGAAGATTATCACGTGCTTGATGACGTTAACACTCTAATTAATAACCCGTTCGAGAAAGATAGTTTGGAACGAATTTTGTATGCAAAGAACTGGATTGATACCGTTCAATGGCATTTGGAAGATATTATTAGAGATGAGAACATAGATCCAACTGAAGCTCTTCAATTAAAGAGAACAATAGACGCTTCTAATCAGAAAAGAACTGATTTGGTGGAATTTATTGATAGTTGGTTTCTTAATAAATATGAAAATATAACTCCTAAATCTGATGCAAAGATCAATACTGAAACTCCAGCTTGGGCTGTAGACAGATTATCTATCCTTGCGTTAAAGGTTTATCACATGTCATTAGAAGCCAATAGAGAATCCGCTTCTGAAGAGCACCGAAAGAATTGCCAGGCAAAACTAGATGTGCTTCTAGATCAGAAAGAGGACCTATTTACTTCTATTAATCAGTTGCTTACTGATATTGAGAACGGTAACGTTAAGATGAAAGTGTACAAACAAATGAAAATGTACAACGATGATAGTCTTAACCCAATCCTTTATCAAAAGGGGCAAAAATGA
- a CDS encoding twin-arginine translocase TatA/TatE family subunit, with amino-acid sequence MQTLTILALSWQHILIVAVLLVLLFGGKKIPELMRGVGSGIKEFKDAVKEEDKPGSEKKSSTDNNPTSN; translated from the coding sequence ATGCAAACACTAACAATATTAGCCTTATCTTGGCAACATATCCTTATCGTAGCTGTACTTCTTGTGTTACTTTTTGGAGGTAAAAAAATTCCGGAATTAATGAGAGGTGTTGGTTCAGGTATTAAAGAATTTAAAGATGCTGTAAAAGAAGAAGACAAACCAGGTTCTGAAAAGAAATCTTCTACTGATAATAACCCCACCAGCAACTAA
- a CDS encoding peptidoglycan DD-metalloendopeptidase family protein — MIKKISFLIGILLFSLQYGQKKEQLQKQNADLKKQIAQINSDLAKTRSESKLSISYLTNVNKKLALREKVYTNTQKEKRFIEDDIYLRQLEINRQNKELAVLRKNYAEVLVNAYKNKGVQNKVTFILSAKNMGEAIRRVQYLKQYADYQDKKAAEISNAAAQIKNTITQRQKSIKDKEQLLVNQQKDLTTINAERAQKEQLVAEFKKNESQLTVELKQKQTQSKALEGQIRSIIAEEIRIAKAEEEARRKAEAEKIRLAKIAAEREKARIEAENRARAEALEKERLLAEAESKRATELAAKRAAEEKKRTEEAARAEANAKDEARKVAATKASEEANARAREASNKLIAARAAEAALTKKKDAEKKAAETKAMTNFGVTSTVAGNNFADNRGRLGFPVDKGQVTHRFGRQPHPVFKNIVEENNGIKISVPSGTRAKSVFPGTVSSILANSDGTKTVMIKHGSYFTIYSNLGGVNVSKGQQVSAGTPVGVVGQDFDGSYTLDFQVWSGTTPVDPLGWVSY; from the coding sequence ATGATTAAAAAAATTAGCTTTTTAATAGGTATTTTGCTGTTCTCATTGCAATATGGGCAAAAAAAAGAGCAATTACAAAAGCAGAATGCTGACCTTAAAAAACAAATTGCACAAATAAATTCAGATTTAGCTAAAACCAGAAGCGAATCTAAACTTTCTATATCCTACCTTACCAACGTCAATAAAAAACTAGCTTTAAGAGAAAAGGTGTACACCAATACTCAAAAAGAGAAAAGATTTATTGAAGATGACATTTACCTTCGTCAATTGGAAATCAACCGTCAGAACAAAGAATTGGCAGTTCTCAGAAAGAATTATGCCGAAGTTTTGGTGAATGCCTATAAAAATAAAGGCGTACAGAATAAAGTAACTTTTATTCTTTCTGCCAAAAATATGGGTGAAGCGATAAGAAGGGTTCAGTATTTAAAACAATACGCTGATTATCAAGATAAAAAAGCAGCTGAAATTTCAAATGCCGCTGCTCAGATAAAAAACACCATTACTCAGAGACAAAAATCAATTAAAGATAAAGAGCAGCTTTTAGTAAATCAACAAAAAGATTTAACAACAATCAACGCCGAAAGAGCTCAAAAAGAACAGCTTGTTGCTGAATTTAAGAAAAATGAATCTCAGTTAACTGTCGAGCTTAAACAAAAGCAAACTCAGTCTAAAGCTCTTGAAGGACAAATTAGATCGATCATTGCAGAAGAAATAAGAATCGCTAAAGCTGAAGAAGAAGCAAGAAGAAAAGCGGAAGCTGAAAAAATACGTCTTGCAAAAATCGCAGCCGAAAGAGAAAAAGCAAGAATTGAAGCTGAAAACAGAGCCAGAGCAGAAGCCTTGGAAAAAGAAAGGTTATTAGCTGAAGCAGAATCTAAAAGAGCAACAGAACTAGCTGCAAAAAGAGCTGCTGAAGAAAAGAAACGTACAGAAGAAGCTGCAAGAGCGGAAGCCAATGCAAAAGATGAAGCAAGAAAAGTAGCTGCTACAAAAGCATCAGAAGAAGCTAATGCAAGAGCTAGAGAAGCATCAAACAAATTAATTGCCGCAAGGGCTGCAGAAGCTGCACTTACAAAGAAAAAAGACGCCGAGAAAAAAGCTGCAGAAACCAAAGCGATGACCAACTTTGGGGTAACATCTACAGTTGCAGGAAATAACTTTGCAGATAACAGAGGAAGATTAGGTTTCCCTGTAGATAAAGGGCAGGTTACCCACCGATTCGGAAGACAGCCTCACCCGGTTTTCAAAAATATTGTTGAAGAAAATAATGGAATCAAGATATCTGTACCTTCAGGTACACGTGCGAAATCTGTATTCCCTGGAACCGTTTCTTCGATCTTAGCAAATAGTGACGGTACAAAAACCGTTATGATCAAACATGGAAGTTATTTTACAATCTATTCCAACTTGGGAGGTGTAAATGTTTCTAAAGGACAACAGGTATCAGCAGGCACTCCGGTAGGGGTTGTAGGTCAGGATTTTGACGGTTCTTACACCCTTGATTTCCAAGTTTGGAGCGGAACTACACCAGTTGATCCACTAGGTTGGGTTTCCTATTAA
- a CDS encoding DUF4292 domain-containing protein yields MKNWIPLILLLFVLSSCKTRNAAKKNNNINDSTIVVKDDGNPKDANEPVRDKITFFEHVLIPPKFDQIKISSKVNVETGNFIPTLDATIYIENNKKVWMNLTALFLGVARGVATPEGVKGLDRTSKSYIDSDFDYLNNLLNVNFIDYKSLEKILMGRTFVKISDSQFTLTKNAQGFKMTSNANQKIVTDEKTREYKITLQYDTNYDLLNVNLKDVLSPDELEISYSNWDEYNGIRLPKNVKIIIKGSKSSQILLENTKFDFSPMETPYSVPSSYKKIEIK; encoded by the coding sequence ATGAAAAACTGGATCCCATTAATTTTACTGCTTTTCGTATTGTCATCCTGTAAGACAAGAAATGCTGCTAAAAAGAACAACAACATTAATGACAGCACTATCGTAGTAAAAGACGATGGAAATCCTAAAGATGCCAATGAACCTGTAAGAGATAAAATTACATTTTTTGAACATGTTCTTATTCCACCGAAATTTGATCAGATAAAAATTAGTAGCAAGGTAAATGTTGAAACAGGAAATTTTATTCCTACGCTTGATGCTACGATATATATTGAAAATAATAAAAAAGTTTGGATGAACTTAACTGCATTATTTCTTGGGGTGGCAAGAGGAGTTGCAACTCCTGAAGGTGTTAAAGGGCTCGACCGAACAAGTAAATCATATATCGATTCAGATTTCGATTATCTTAATAACTTACTGAATGTCAATTTCATTGATTATAAATCTTTGGAAAAAATATTAATGGGAAGAACATTTGTAAAGATCAGTGATTCACAGTTTACCCTTACAAAAAATGCTCAGGGGTTTAAAATGACATCCAACGCAAATCAAAAAATCGTTACTGATGAAAAAACAAGAGAATATAAAATTACCTTGCAATATGATACTAATTATGATTTATTGAATGTAAATTTAAAAGATGTTTTATCTCCGGACGAATTAGAAATATCTTACAGCAATTGGGATGAATATAATGGAATTCGTTTACCTAAAAATGTTAAAATAATTATAAAAGGGTCAAAAAGCAGTCAGATTTTACTAGAAAATACGAAATTTGACTTTTCCCCGATGGAAACACCGTATTCAGTACCATCCAGTTATAAGAAAATCGAGATTAAATGA
- a CDS encoding sugar phosphate nucleotidyltransferase, whose translation MKIIVPMAGRGSRLRPHTLTVPKPLIPIAGKPIVQRLVEDIAKVAGEEIEEVAFIIGDFGPEIEKSLIQIAEKLGAKGSIYYQNDPLGTAHAIKCAEASMQGDVVIAFADTLFRADFVLDKNSDGVIWVKSVEDPSAFGVVKLDNYGFITDFVEKPTTFVSDLAIIGIYYFNSAEKLMSEINYIMDNDIKNGGEYQLTTALENLRAKGAKFSLGKVNDWMDCGNKNATVETNSKILAYEIEEMSTYPASAVIENSLIIQPCFIGENVKISNSKVGPGVSLGNNTIVVNSNIENSLIQENTRINHGNLSNSMIGNSAQYFGVSREISLGDYSVLDFLSR comes from the coding sequence ATGAAAATTATAGTACCTATGGCTGGACGTGGTTCCAGATTACGTCCTCATACATTGACGGTTCCAAAACCTCTTATTCCGATTGCCGGAAAACCGATTGTTCAAAGATTGGTTGAAGATATTGCTAAAGTTGCTGGAGAAGAAATTGAAGAAGTAGCTTTTATCATCGGAGATTTTGGTCCTGAGATCGAAAAATCATTAATTCAGATCGCTGAAAAACTAGGTGCTAAAGGAAGCATTTATTATCAAAATGATCCTTTGGGAACTGCTCATGCTATCAAATGTGCTGAAGCATCAATGCAAGGAGACGTTGTAATCGCTTTTGCAGACACACTTTTCCGTGCAGATTTTGTTTTAGATAAAAATTCTGATGGTGTAATTTGGGTAAAAAGCGTAGAAGATCCTTCTGCTTTTGGAGTTGTAAAATTAGACAACTACGGTTTCATTACCGATTTTGTTGAAAAACCAACTACTTTCGTTTCAGACCTTGCTATTATCGGTATTTATTATTTCAATAGTGCTGAAAAATTGATGAGCGAGATCAATTATATCATGGATAATGATATTAAAAACGGTGGAGAATATCAATTAACAACAGCGTTGGAAAACTTAAGAGCAAAAGGCGCAAAATTCTCTCTAGGAAAAGTAAACGACTGGATGGATTGCGGTAATAAAAATGCAACCGTAGAAACCAACAGTAAAATTCTTGCCTACGAAATAGAAGAAATGTCTACTTACCCGGCTTCTGCAGTTATCGAAAATTCATTGATCATTCAGCCTTGTTTTATTGGTGAAAATGTGAAAATTTCAAACTCAAAAGTAGGTCCTGGAGTTTCTTTAGGAAACAACACAATTGTAGTAAATTCAAACATTGAGAACTCTTTGATTCAGGAAAACACAAGAATCAATCACGGAAACCTTTCTAATTCAATGATCGGAAATTCTGCTCAGTATTTTGGAGTTTCTAGAGAGATCTCATTAGGAGATTATTCTGTTTTAGATTTTTTGTCTAGATAA